The Leishmania major strain Friedlin complete genome, chromosome 28 genome includes a region encoding these proteins:
- a CDS encoding copine i-like protein has product MKSMSTTVQLYIKCSHLLDRDTTSKSDPYVTLFETTDGGKVCEGRTEVIKNNLNPEFHTCISVTYFFEIRQIMRVEVWDSDKNKPDDLLGAAEFTLGRLLSSRGSTLTLSLGGKSTATLTASYVGSQRGTIGVTFRGRSLKKMDLFGKSDPYFVLSRLLPSGQRVTVYKSEVVKNTLNPQWRPTRTIDLVELCGGDFVSPCIHFECFDQDPGEDESIGSFVITVGELLAASGKEFELVVEKKGKRKLHGIIAVDRCDYVRSYDFLEYLQAGMALNIAFSIDFTGSNGPPSDPRSLHFYNPYHPNSYIRAMLAVSNVVQEYDSDGMFPVYGFGAVAPFTNGTSHFFPLSGNPSNAYLNGMQAVVDTYAGLLPMLQFSGPTNFAPTIRTITDGARRLRGVYTILLILTDGTITDMQDTIDAIVAADDAPLSIVIIGIGRADFSAMVQLDGDGGVLRDRSNRPARRDLVQFVSFSEFEGKNPARLAAAVLLEIPKQVEVWGRIVHATPGHF; this is encoded by the coding sequence ATGAAATCGATGAGCACGACGGTGCAGCTGTACATCAAGTGCTCGCACTTGTTGGACAGAGATACAACCTCAAAGTCCGATCCGTACGTCACTCTGTTCGAAACTACGGATGGCGGCAAGGTCTGCGAGGGACGCACCGAAGTAATCAAGAATAATCTCAACCCTGAGTTCCATACGTGCATTTCTGTGACCTACTTCTTCGAAATTCGCCAGATTATGCGCGTCGAGGTGTGGGACAGCGACAAGAACAAACCCGATGATCTGCTAGGCGCTGCGGAGTTCACGCTTGGGCGTCTGCTGTCATCGCGTGGCTCCACACTGACGCTCAGCCTCGGCGGCAAGAGCACCGCGACGCTGACTGCGTCGTATGTTGGGTCGCAGCGTGGCACCATTGGCGTGACCTTCCGCGGCCGAAGCCTAAAAAAGATGGACCTGTTCGGCAAGTCGGACCCGTACTTCGTTCTGAGCCGCCTTCTGCCCAGCGGCCAGCGGGTTACCGTCTACAAGAGTGAAGTGGTCAAGAACACGCTGAACCCGCAGTGGAGACCGACGCGGACAATCGACCTGGTGGAGCTGTGCGGTGGCGACTTTGTCTCCCCGTGCATCCACTTCGAGTGCTTCGACCAAGACCCCGGTGAGGACGAGTCGATAGGGAGTTTTGTGATCACTGTGGGGGAGCTGCTCGCTGCGTCTGGGAAGGAATTCGAGCTGGTTgtggagaagaaggggaagcGGAAGTTGCACGGGATTATCGCAGTGGATCGGTGCGACTACGTGAGGAGCTACGACTTTCTCGAGTACTTGCAAGCTGGCATGGCGCTTAACATCGCCTTCTCAATCGACTTTACCGGGTCGAACGGACCGCCGAGCGACCCGCGCTCGCTACATTTCTATAACCCGTACCACCCGAACAGCTACATCCGGGCCATGCTGGCTGTGAGCAACGTTGTGCAGGAGTACGACAGCGACGGAATGTTTCCCGTGTACGGGTtcggcgcggtggcgccctTCACGAATGGCACGAGCCACTTCTTCCCGCTGAGCGGCAACCCCTCCAACGCGTACCTGAATGGCATGCAGGCGGTCGTGGACACCTACGCTGGGCTACTGCCCATGCTCCAGTTCAGCGGGCCGACGAACTTTGCGCCGACGATCCGGACGATCACTGACGGAGCGCgacggctgcgcggcgtgtACACGATCCTGCTGATTCTGACCGACGGCACGATCACCGACATGCAGGATACGATCGACGCGATTGTTGCCGCCGATGACGCGCCACTGTCGATTGTGATCATCGGCATTGGCCGCGCCGACTTCAGCGCGATGGTGCAGCTAGACGGAGATGGTGGTGTTCTTCGAGATCGCAGCAACCGACCAGCGCGGCGCGACTTGGTGCAGTTTGTGTCGTTCAGTGAGTTTGAGGGAAAGAATCCTGCAAGGCTTGCAGCCGCGGTGTTGCTGGAGATTCCGAAGCAGGTGGAGGTGTGGGGGCGCATCGTGCACGCAACCCCGGGTCACTTCTAA